GGACTTCCCGAGGCCGCCGCGAGCAGAGCAGGTCGACGCGCGCGTGACGATCGACTTCGGCGGCGAGCGCATCGTCGACACGGCCGACGTCGTGCGGGTGCTCGAGACGAGTCATCCGCCGACCTACTACCTGCCGATGGACGCGTTCGCGCCGGGTGCGCTGCGCCCCGCGGCCGGCACGTCCTTCTGCGAGTTCAAGGGAGCCGCCCGCTACTTCGACGTCGTGGCGGGCGATGCCGTCGCGCCGCGCGCGGCGTGGACGTATCCGGATCCCACCCCGGGATTCGAGGTGCTCGACGGCCGCGTGGCGGTCTATCCGAGGCCCATGGACCGCTGCACCGTGGACGGCGAGATCGTGCAGCCCCAGCCCGGCGGCTTCTACGGCGGCTGGGTCACGTCGGCCGTCGCCGGCCCGTTCAAGGGCATGCCGGGATCGATGGGCTGGTGACGGGCCCGCCGCCGCTCCTCTCGGCGCGACACCCGGCGGGGTGAATCCGCGCCGAGCCGCGTGGCAATGGCGCCAAGTCACAGCCGCGTGCGGTACAAGGGAAGTGGCTTTTCCGGGGGGAATGCCGTCCGAAAACGACTTGAAGGGACCCCCGCGCGCCATGAAGCTCCTCA
This region of Microbacterium thalassium genomic DNA includes:
- a CDS encoding DUF427 domain-containing protein, whose amino-acid sequence is MRHPSPDPVGPGQESVWDFPRPPRAEQVDARVTIDFGGERIVDTADVVRVLETSHPPTYYLPMDAFAPGALRPAAGTSFCEFKGAARYFDVVAGDAVAPRAAWTYPDPTPGFEVLDGRVAVYPRPMDRCTVDGEIVQPQPGGFYGGWVTSAVAGPFKGMPGSMGW